The region AGTCCTCTGGTCAGCCAGCTGTCTCTCTACGACATCAACCACACTCCCGGTGTAGCAGCAGACCTCAGCCACATCGAGACCAGAGCCACGGTGACCGGCCACATGGGCCCGGACCAGCTGGACGCGGCTCTGCAGGGCTGTGACGTGGTGGTGATCCCAGCAGGGGTCCCGAGGAAACCCGGCATGACCCGGGATGACCTCTTCAACACCAACGCCACCATCGTGGCCACCCTGGCTGACGCATGCGCACGCAACTGCCCGGAAGCCATCATCTGCATCATCGCCAACCCGGTGAACTCCACCATCCCCATCACCTCAGAGGTCATGAAGAAGCACGGCGTCTACAACCCCAACAAGGTGTTCGGGGTCACCACGCTGGACATCGTGAGAGCCAACGCCTTCGTGGCCGAGCTGAAGGGTCTGGACCCGGCTCGGGTCAACGTGCCGGTGATTGGAGGTCACGCCGGGAAGACCATCATCCCTCTGATCTCCCACTGCACCCCTAAAGTAGAGTTCCCCGCCGACCAGCTGGCCGCGCTGACTGGACGCATCCAGGAGGCCGGCACC is a window of Sebastes umbrosus isolate fSebUmb1 chromosome 11, fSebUmb1.pri, whole genome shotgun sequence DNA encoding:
- the mdh2 gene encoding malate dehydrogenase, mitochondrial, yielding MFVRTVRPAVSLSRSLSSSSRCPARVAVLGASGGIGQPLSLLLKNSPLVSQLSLYDINHTPGVAADLSHIETRATVTGHMGPDQLDAALQGCDVVVIPAGVPRKPGMTRDDLFNTNATIVATLADACARNCPEAIICIIANPVNSTIPITSEVMKKHGVYNPNKVFGVTTLDIVRANAFVAELKGLDPARVNVPVIGGHAGKTIIPLISHCTPKVEFPADQLAALTGRIQEAGTEVVKAKAGAGSATLSMAYAGARFTFSVLDAMNGKEGVVECSYVRSEETECKYFSTPILLGKNGIEKNLGIGKLTAFEEKLVADAIGELKGSIKKGEDFVANMK